The nucleotide window GGGTTTCGCGTTTATGGTAATAGCCACGGTTTTATTGGCGGTTACTTACAGTCCCGGCATAACCTCAGTTGCGTTTTGATAGCCAAAGAGGGCGACAAAATGCAGCGTGACATGAGCTATTCGGTTGCCCGCAAAATGCACGAATTAAAATCTGCCGAGAGCGTTGCTGAAGAAGCCGCCGCAGAAACCCTGTCGCGCTTAGGAGCGCGCAAAGTCCCAACCGCTAAAGTGCCGGTTATTTTTCGGGCTGACGTGGCAGGGAGTTTGTTTGGTCATATGGTCAGTGCGATAAGCGGTGGCAATTTGTATCGTAAGTCCAGTTTCCTGCTCGATCATTTAGGCAAGCCGGTGCTGCCAGAATGGCTGAGCATTCAGGAGAAACCGCATATTGTCGGTGGCCTGGCGAGCTCACCGTTCGATGCTGAAGGTTTGGCTACGAAAGATCGCGATATTATTAGCGACGGGGTGCTGCAGACTTACCTGTTAACCAGCTATGCTGCACGTAAACTGGATATGCAGCCTACCGGCCACGCAGGTGGTATCCACAACTGGCGGGTGACACAGCAGGACAACTCGTTAGCGCAGTTATGCAAAAAAATGGGGACAGGCTTGCTGGTAACCGAATTGATGGGGCAGGGCGTGAACATGGTTAATGGTGACTATTCGCGCGGAGCGGCCGGCTTCTGGGTGGAGAACGGTGAAATTCAGTACCCGGTAGAAGAAGTGACCATTGCCGGTAACTTGAAAGACATGCTGGCGAACATTGTTGCCATAGGTAATGACACCGATGAACGCCACGCACTGCATACCGGCTCGGTGTTATTAGAGCAAATGAGTATTGCCGGCAATTAAAAAGACAGGGAATTAAGACAGTAACAAAGTTGCTGAGCCAAGGAAGGCGAAAATACCCACGACGTCAGTAACGGTCGTCAGAATAACTCCGCCTGCCAGTGCTGGATCGATGTTAAACCGTTTCAAAATAAGGGGCACGGTAGCGCCGGCAAGGGCAGCTGCGACCAGGTTCATCATCATTGCAAAGGCAATA belongs to Idiomarina sp. PL1-037 and includes:
- the pmbA gene encoding metalloprotease PmbA gives rise to the protein MIVQLSDLQVQMKQVESAVKEALRLAEAKGVSSAECSISHSSGISVGTRLGEVETVEFNQDGALGISVYRGNQKGSASTTDLSEQAINAAVDKACDIARFTSPDPYNGLAPAELMATNVPDLDLCHPGDQSAEYAIKQALACEKHALNLDERIVNSDGAHYGSHTGFRVYGNSHGFIGGYLQSRHNLSCVLIAKEGDKMQRDMSYSVARKMHELKSAESVAEEAAAETLSRLGARKVPTAKVPVIFRADVAGSLFGHMVSAISGGNLYRKSSFLLDHLGKPVLPEWLSIQEKPHIVGGLASSPFDAEGLATKDRDIISDGVLQTYLLTSYAARKLDMQPTGHAGGIHNWRVTQQDNSLAQLCKKMGTGLLVTELMGQGVNMVNGDYSRGAAGFWVENGEIQYPVEEVTIAGNLKDMLANIVAIGNDTDERHALHTGSVLLEQMSIAGN